In a single window of the Cuculus canorus isolate bCucCan1 chromosome 25, bCucCan1.pri, whole genome shotgun sequence genome:
- the LOC104054435 gene encoding olfactory receptor 10C1: MIPANLSEVSEFKLLGFSEVSHLHLLIFVVLFPLYILTLVANTMIALIIHGDKTLHTSMYFFLTQLSCLDICYLSVIVPKILENLIVGTIGVSKIGCAMQMFFFLFFGVAECFLLAAMSFDRYVAICFPLHYTVIMNSRVCISLVAGTYLCGTVVGLVHTTITFSLPFCGLAINHFFCEIQPLLELLCGNSAPTEIQVIAVAVFAIVCPFLTIIYSYICIISTILKMSSTESQQKAFSTCSSHLLVVTLFYGTASSMYLRPKSSYSATVDKLLSLSYTVVTPLLNPVIYTLRNEEVKRALRKRWRNINILLK; this comes from the coding sequence ATGATTCCTGCAAACCTCAGTGAAGTGAGTGAATTCAAACTCCTGGGTTTTTCTGAAGTCTCTCACTTGCATCTTTTGATCTTTGTAGtcttatttcctctttataTCCTCACTTTGGTGGCAAACACAATGATTGCTTTGATAATACATGGTGATAAAACCCTTCACACCTCCATGTATTTCTTCCTTACTCAACTGTCCTGTTTGGATATCTGCTATTTATCAGTCATCGTCCCAAAGATTCTTGAGAATCTAATAGTGGGAACAATAGGTGTTTCCAAGATAGGATGTGcaatgcaaatgtttttcttccttttttttggagTTGCAGAATGTTTTCTCTTGGCTGCTATGTCATTTGACCGTTACGTGGCAATATGCTTCCCCTTGCATTATACGGTCATTATGAACAGCAGAGTCTGCATAAGCCTTGTTGCTGGAACTTACCTTTGCGGAACTGTTGTAGGCTTAGTACACACTACCATAACATTCAGCTTACCATTCTGTGGTCTTGCCATCAACCACTTCTTCTGTGAGATCCAACCCCTCTTGGAACTGCTTTGTGGTAACTCTGCCCCGACTGAAATTCAAGTCATTGCGGTTGCTGTCTTTGCTATTGTGTGTCCCTTCTTAACGATCAtttattcatatatttgtattatttccACCATTCTCAAGATGTCTTCAACTGAAAGCcagcagaaagcattttccacttGCTCCTCACACCTTTTAGTTGTTACTCTTTTCTACGGGACAGCAAGTTCCATGTATTTGAGGCCAAAGTCCAGCTATTCGGCGACTGTTGATAAGTTGCTCTCACTTTCTTATACTGTGGTGACTCCTTTGTTGAATCCTGTTATCTACACTTTGAGGAATGAGGAGGTAAAAAGAGCCCTGAGAAAAAGATGGAGGAATATTAACATTCTgttgaaatga